A region of the Leptolyngbya sp. CCY15150 genome:
TTGTTCATGAAATCGGTTGATGACATCACCATCTAATTGAATCACCGTTTGGGCGTAGATAATATCGGTAATGTTATTTTGATCTGCCCGCTCCCCACCCATAAGAGCTTCCAATTCACTCAGCTTGCGCAAATTTCGGAGAAACTCACCATCGGATAGCAGCGTCTCTACAACGGGCTGATCGGTCGGATTGTTAGGATCCGGCACTATATTGACCGAGGTCATCCCCATTTTCTGCATACAGTCCTTACAAGAACTCTGCAGGCTGCGCCGCAGGGGTTGATACTTACTAGACTCCCCATGACTGTGATACATGGCGTACAGATCTTGATAGGCTTCCTCCGGCAAGAACTTCGCCCCAGTAATCGTCGAAACGACCATCGTATTCACTTCTAGAGCCGTGATGTCATTAAGCACCTCCGCCAGCGCATTGGCAAATCGCTCAATTTGCTGAACCGCACCCCGAACTAGCGAACTCGGCTGGGTCTGAGCAGCCGATCGCGGGGTAGGCGGAATGGCGGAAACGGGAGGCGTTGAACGAGATCTCGAGGATGTCATCGGTGCATGTCCTGAGGTGAACCGGCAGGTCGTCTGATGAAACCATGCAGAATCAACGGTTTGAGTCTAGCCTGATCTGCAGGTCGTCATGGGTCACAGCCAGACATCAGCTAGCTGCGATCGCTCTGAAGCTCACGACAGACGCTGACCACCCAGTGCGATCGCCATATGATACTGCATTCTTCCTCAAAGTGGCCGGAGCCCTTAGGAATTGAGTTCATCCCAGGGGTCGGGTAGATGGGAAGGATGTTGGGGATGCTCGGTAGGAGCTGATGACGATGGTTTCATCGGATCGGCCGATCCTTCCATCGCCTCCCAAAGATCGCTGAGATCCACCTCCTCATCGAGCAATTGCTCCACCGCCCCATCAGGATCAGCCGTTTGGTCAAACAACTCTTCTAACTGTTGCTCCGTGGAAGTCAAGTCATCCTGTAGATCCAGCAAGATATCAGGTTCATCTGGAGCTGCACTGGGCTCTAGCTCCATGTCGGTGAATAATCCTAGAGGATCGGCATCATCCTCCGCCGACTCATCATCAGCATTCAAATTAATCCAGTCCAAATCTTCCACAGAACTCGTTGAAGAACTGGGCTGATCTGAGAGGAAGAGGGGCTCATCCTGCGGCAGGTCGAACGATGTAGCGGCAGGATCATCCGTGCTGCTAGGCAGATCGTCCATCAATGAAAAGGGTTCATCAGCAGCATCAGACGCATCCAAGTCATTCATTTGCTCCATCAGCTCACCGAAGTCCATATCGTCTGAAGCTTCCAAAACCTCAGGATCTTGCTGCTCCACAGACGGGATGGCAAAGGGATCCAGGTCAGCTTCTACATCAACGCCCTCGGCAGAAGGCTCGAAATGCGACAGATCTAGATCATCCACCTCAGCGATCGCTTCTGGCTCTAACGTGGGGAACAACCCCTCGTCTACATCTGAGTCGGGAGCGATCGCTTCTGGCTCTGACTCAGCAAACAACTCTTCGTAAACATCGGAGTCGGAGTCGAGAGCGATCGCCTCTGACTCCGGTTCAGCAAACAGTTCTTCATAGTCGTTCGAGTCTGTGTCGAGAGCGATCGCTTCGGGTTCCGGTTCAGCAAACAACTCTTCGTAGTTGTCCGAGCCTGTGTCGAGAGCGATCGCTTCAGATTCTGGTTCAGCAAACAGCTCTTCGTAGTTGTCCGAGCCTGTATCGAGAGCGATCGCCTCTGACTCCGGTTCAGCAAACAACTCTTCGTAGTCGTTCGAGTCGGAATCGAGAGCGATCGCTTCAGATTCTGGTTCAGCAAACAGCTCTTCGTAGTTGTCCGAGCCTGTGTCGAGAGCGATCGCCTCTGACTCCGGTTCAGCAAACAGCTCTTCGTAGTCGTTCGAGTCGGAATCGAGAGCGATCGCCTCGGGTTCTGGCGTAGACAACAGATCCTCTTCAACAGATGAGGGATTCAGTTCACGTTCAATCAGCAGATCGTTGAGATCCGATACATCATCTGGATTATCCTCATCCGTCGGAGACGGCAATGATGCTGACGAATCATCATCATCAAACTGACCTAGAAAAACCTGAAAATCTTGCAGGGCGTCTTCCGTGACTTCTGTACTGGTAAACTCATCCTCCAGCCCATCATCTAACTCATGATCCAGACGTTCCTCAGTCTCGTTGAGCCGTTCATCGGTTAAATCTAAATCGCCATCCAGATACGTTGCTTCGCCATCTGCTAGCCCATCTGCTAGCTCATCCTCCATCTCTTGATCGGCAACCGCTGCAAGACTCAAAGACTCAGCTTCCGCCTCATCCATAGAAAGCGGCTCTGTCGATGGGAAAGTATCTGCGTTTAGGTGATCAGTATTTTCTAGCTCAAATAAGTCAGATAATTCATCTTCCGACATTTCGACCGCTTCATCAACCATGGGCTCATCCAGCGACAGATTGACCACCGATGGATCCGACTCAAACTCTAGGTCATCAATACCAGGATCAGACGCGATCGCTTGGATAAAATCAGCCTGCTCCAAAATATCCGAGTCAAGCTCTAGAAAAGCCCTAGGTTCATCCGAGGATAGATCCCCCATTTCCTCCAGCGGCAAGTCGTCGTCTAATGAGAGCTCATCCGCTAACAGCAGCTCGTCCGCTACCTGCAAGTCATCGCCTAACGGCAGGTCTTCCTCTAACTGCAAGTCGTCAATGGGTTGAAACTCCATGCCATCAAGCGGCAGGTCGTCGTCATCGTCTGGTAATGCCTCGTCAATCTGCAGGTCTCCATCAAGCTGGAGTTCCTCAACAAACTGGAGTTCCTCAACAAGCTGTGCGTCTTGAAAGTCTAACGGAGGTTCTTCAACAAGCTGCCCATCTTCATCAGCCTGAAGGTCTGGCTGAAGGTCGAACTGCCGATCCATGCCATCAAGCTGGAGTTCTTCATAAACCGGCAGTTCATCGTCTAGCTGAAGCTCCTCCAGAGCGATCGCTGCTTCTGTAGGTTCCGGTTCCACCTCGGTACCCGGCTCAGTCATAGGCTCAACCGGAGCTGGCTCCACCGGAGACGGGGTCGTCGGTGGTCGTTTCTTGGGCAGGGGATGGAGGGGCGTCATCTCCGCCAGCGATCGCAAATTCGTAGCGCGATCGCCCGGTGCCACCATCGCTTCTAGATCGGCAGCGGTATAGGAGTTCAGCAAATCGCGCTCTAGAAGATGCAGTTCCTCCGCAACATCCATCGGCACCAGCGGTTCTTGGGGAGCCTGGCTAGCCGCAACCTCAAGCTGATGCTGTAGATCTTCTGGCAAAGCCGCCGAGGCGATCGCTGCGTCAATCATGTCAGCGCTAACCGTTTCTGCCACGGCATGATCCTCATCCCCAATCTCAGGGAAAGGCTCTGGAGAAAAGTCTGGAGACAACTCAGGACTTTCCCCATCGGTCAGCACGTCGTCCGACCTGAGATCTGTCTCAGAGAGTTCCAGATCTAAATCCTCTAGATCTAAGGCTTCCAGATCTAAGGCTTCCAGATCCAAGCCACCTGGCTCTGAGACCTCTAGATCTAAGACCTCCAGACCGGAGCTATCGGGCTCTAAGCTATCGGGTTCTGAACTATCGGGTTCCAAAGCCGTCATGTCTACGTCGGAGTTCAGCAGATCTGGCTCAATCAGATCTGCGCCGTCAGGCAGGTATGACAGATCTCCCAGCTCCGGATCTTCCCTTAGCATCGCCGCGGCATTCACGGCATCATCAACCGATGCAGTCTCTGCCACACTCTGATCGACAACCTGATCCTCAGGGGCGATCGCTTCTTCCAAATCCTCGTACAGTAAATCTGAAATATCCAAATCATCGCCGGGGAGCGGATCGAGAGAAGGATGATCAAAAATAGCATCCGCCTCATCCAAGCTGATTAAGGTGTTGTGGAACGCAAGGTCTCCCAACTCAGGATCATCGGCCAGCATCGTCGCCGCATCTGGTTGCTCAGGATGATCCTGCGGCATGGGCCCCGGCTCCACCAGCAAATCATCCAAATCGATGTCTCGACCAATATCATCTAAAGATAGAGGAGCCTCTGGTATAGCCTCTGGTATGGGCTGATCCATCAACGGTTCCGCCCCCAAAATTCCAGACCCAGACTCAGATATCACGGCATCGCCTAGGACCCGATTTTCAGCGATCGCCCACTCCGGTTCATCCGCCGTCACGCCCAAGGGATGCGCCTGTGGATCACCCTGCCATGCACCATTCAGAGCATCCGGTGGTACGTCATAGGTCGGCAGTTCAACCGTGGATGCGTCTGGCGAACTAGGCCGCCGCCCTTGACGCACCTGCACCAACACCTGAAAGAGATGCTGCACCGTACGCAGATTTTCGTGGATAATGTCAAACCCGCGCTTTACCTGATCGTCATGAAAGTCTCGCAGTTCGCTATAGGCCCCATCTAAGAACTCACGGCCAATTTCATGTTCAACATCGCCCTCTAGGATATTGATGCGGGTTTGCATCCGTTTTCCAGGGCTGGGGCGCTCTTCCCCCTGAGACCAGTCGGATCCATCGCCCGTAGATACCCAGGTCACGACATGCAGTTCTATCGCGTCCGTCAGAGCTGTAGCAAGGGCCTGCTGAAAGCGGCCGGCTTGTAGTTCCTTCGAAAATTCATCCCGTGCAGTCATGACTGTTATTGGTGAAGAGGATTAGGAAAGCGCGGATGGGTAGGCAGATGGCATTTATCCCATTGTATGGTCAGGCTAGAATGCCACGCCACCCAGGCAGGTATCGCTGATTTGACCAGATGTCAGGGTGTTATCAGCAACCCTGCCCTAGGACGTTGGGGGAGATCCTGGATGAGACTCACTGCTCGACAAAAGGCGGGGATCTGCACTAGCGGGGCGCGATCGCGATATGCGAGATAGACCTTGCAGCGTGTCCGATAGGGTCAGAAAAAGTTGCTGAAGATTATCTAAATTTTGGCGAATAATGCCCATGCCCTTGTCCACTTCTCTGAGGTGGAAGTCACGCAGCTCTGCATAGGGGCCGTCTAAAAACTCGCGCCCGATCTCATTTTCAATATCACCATCCACAATGTTGATGCGGGTATGCATCCGAAAACCAGGGCGAGGACGGTTATAGTCATCGGCGTTTTCACTCCCTGGCGGCGGCGTTTCAGAGACCCAGGTGGTGATGTCTAGCTCAACGGCTTCTCCGAGGGCAATGGTCAGGGCCTTGCCAATATTTCCAGCCGCTAAGGCTTCTTTAAATTGATCACTTGCAGCCATGGGTTGTCCTCCTTGGGACGGGCAGTACAACAACGAGGTGGACGAGGGGCAGGTCGTAGGAATCAGGAACGGAAGAGTCTGGCAGGATGCGCATAGCCTACGGCATGGCTTTGCTCAAGCGACAGCGTAACGCATCCAAGCCTCATAAAACGGTGCGGTATTGCTGAATGGGGTTATGAAATCGGCATGGGTGCAAGATGCTCACACTCAAACCTCATTCACCATCAAGGCAGTGTGAGCATCTCGCTCACGGTTCCTCTGCGCCAATCATATATAGATTCAGCAACGCCATCAGCAACGCCATCAGCAACGCCAACGATGCGTTACAGCTTCGCCTAACCGCACCCTACTCGGCAAGGGTTCATTGAAGTAACCTGCAGCAAGCTCTAGCCTGGATTTATCATGCCCAAACTAGCTGAATCATCACAGGGAATCTTGTTCAGAATCATAGGCGGAATTGAGAGCGATCGCACCTAAGGATTTCAAAGCACAGCATCTAGTTCTCATAGCCTTCATCCCTGCGCAGCGATACCAGGGATGGTTTTTGAAACAGGATCACATGCTGTTGGGGCAGCGTATCAAGGGTTTCTAGCCACTCTAGACCCACCGCTGCCATCTCGCGACGCACTTGGCGCTGGCTCATTTTATGGAGCCCTTTGATGGCGATCAGCGGATTTTCTTGCCGATATTCCAGCAGTGCTACCCGTCCCCCTGGCTTCAGAGATTCTACAATACGGGTCATGATTTCCTGAGGATAGGCAAATTCATGGTAGGCATCAACCATCAGAGCTAGGTCGATGGACTCAGGCGGCAGGTGAGGATCGGTCTCGCTGCCCAGAATGGGCTGTACGTTGGTCACTTGCTGATCTGCAATCAAAAAGTCCAATATATCAATCATTTCTGGCTGGATATCCACCGCCAACACTTGCCCTTGGGGCACTTGGGCGGCCATGCGAAAACTAAAGTAGCCGGTACCCGCGCCCACGTCGGCGATCACATCGGTGGGGTTTAACTGCAGGGCAGCGATCGCGTCCTGGGGTTGCTCACGGGTCAAACGCTCGGGGCGCTCTAGCCACAGGGCCTCTTGATGCCCCATCACCTTGGCAATTTCTCGCCCCATGTAGAACTTACCAATGCCATCGGGGCTATGGATCGAGCGATAGGTATACCCTTGGGCATTGGTCGGCTGCAGGAGGGCGATCGCCACCCAAACCATCCAGGACAGGATAAAGGCCAGGCCGATCCATCGAATTGCTGTACCACGTTGCTTCAAGGCGTTAGATCTCCTGAGTTAGATGAGGCATAGTAAGTG
Encoded here:
- a CDS encoding class I SAM-dependent methyltransferase: MVWVAIALLQPTNAQGYTYRSIHSPDGIGKFYMGREIAKVMGHQEALWLERPERLTREQPQDAIAALQLNPTDVIADVGAGTGYFSFRMAAQVPQGQVLAVDIQPEMIDILDFLIADQQVTNVQPILGSETDPHLPPESIDLALMVDAYHEFAYPQEIMTRIVESLKPGGRVALLEYRQENPLIAIKGLHKMSQRQVRREMAAVGLEWLETLDTLPQQHVILFQKPSLVSLRRDEGYEN